One stretch of [Limnothrix rosea] IAM M-220 DNA includes these proteins:
- a CDS encoding NAD(P)H-quinone oxidoreductase subunit 4, whose product MAEQFPWLTAMIALPAISALFIPLIPDKEGKTVRWFALLVGLIDFALMCYAFWQNFDTSLASFQLTESYSWIAPLGINWSLAVDGISMPLVLLAGFVTTLSMFSAWQVNRRPKLFYALMLLLYAAQIGVFVAKDLFLFFLMWEVELIPVYLLVCIWGGKRRRYAAMKFLLYTAAASVFILVAALALSLNLPGAPNFDFAAIAEHQYPLNLQLWLYAGLLIAFGVKLAIFPLHTWLPDAHGEASSPISMLLAGVLLKMGGYGLMRFNLELLPDAHVYFAPVLVVLGVVNIVYGALSSFGQTNMKRRLAYSSISHMGFVLIGIASFTDLGINGAMLQMLSHGLIASVLFFLAGVTYDRTKTMVLAEIGGLGQVMPTVFALFTIGALASLALPGMSGFVGELSVFVGLATSDIYSNTFRTITVFLSAVGVILTPIYLLSMLREIFYKKDLDLLSCMIGAPKKVGGINPSSSPVCFGNDCVLPSDAVYEDARPREVFIAACFTVLIIAVGLYPKTLMQMYDAKTQTLNATVSQAQIAHVEAKGQLRSPDLISANSL is encoded by the coding sequence ATGGCAGAACAATTCCCATGGTTGACGGCAATGATTGCCCTCCCAGCTATTTCCGCACTGTTCATCCCCTTGATTCCTGACAAAGAGGGGAAGACTGTTCGTTGGTTCGCGCTTCTAGTTGGTCTCATTGATTTCGCGCTCATGTGCTATGCCTTTTGGCAAAACTTTGACACGAGTCTTGCGAGCTTCCAACTGACAGAAAGCTATAGCTGGATTGCTCCTCTAGGTATTAACTGGAGCTTGGCCGTTGATGGAATATCGATGCCATTGGTGTTGTTAGCGGGCTTTGTGACGACATTGTCGATGTTTTCGGCATGGCAGGTTAATCGTCGTCCGAAGTTGTTCTACGCCCTGATGCTGCTGCTCTACGCTGCGCAGATTGGTGTATTTGTGGCGAAGGATTTGTTTTTGTTCTTCCTCATGTGGGAAGTAGAACTGATCCCTGTTTATCTTTTAGTTTGTATTTGGGGTGGTAAACGCCGTCGCTATGCCGCCATGAAGTTTTTGCTTTATACGGCTGCGGCTTCAGTTTTTATTCTCGTTGCGGCCCTTGCCCTGAGCCTGAATTTGCCCGGTGCGCCAAACTTTGATTTTGCGGCGATCGCCGAGCATCAGTACCCCTTAAATCTTCAGCTATGGCTCTACGCAGGCCTGTTGATTGCCTTCGGTGTCAAACTCGCAATCTTCCCCCTCCACACCTGGTTGCCCGATGCCCATGGCGAAGCATCCTCCCCCATTTCCATGCTCCTAGCAGGCGTATTACTAAAAATGGGTGGCTATGGCTTAATGCGTTTTAACCTTGAGCTGTTACCCGATGCCCATGTTTACTTTGCTCCAGTTTTAGTCGTTTTAGGCGTGGTGAATATTGTCTACGGCGCATTGAGCTCCTTTGGTCAGACCAATATGAAGCGTCGCCTCGCCTATTCCTCTATTTCCCACATGGGTTTTGTGCTCATTGGTATTGCCTCTTTTACCGATCTCGGCATTAACGGCGCAATGCTGCAAATGCTTTCCCACGGCCTGATCGCGTCGGTTTTATTTTTCCTAGCCGGTGTAACGTACGATCGCACTAAGACAATGGTTTTGGCAGAAATTGGCGGTCTTGGGCAAGTGATGCCCACCGTATTTGCACTGTTTACAATTGGTGCTCTAGCCTCCCTAGCGCTACCGGGTATGAGTGGCTTTGTTGGCGAACTATCTGTTTTTGTTGGCCTCGCAACCAGTGATATCTACAGCAATACATTCCGCACAATTACGGTCTTTTTATCGGCAGTGGGCGTTATTCTTACCCCCATTTATCTCCTGTCTATGTTGCGTGAGATTTTCTACAAGAAAGATCTCGATTTATTGAGCTGTATGATTGGTGCTCCCAAAAAAGTGGGTGGCATCAACCCCAGTAGCTCCCCTGTCTGTTTCGGTAATGACTGTGTTTTGCCTAGTGATGCTGTTTACGAAGATGCTAGACCGAGAGAAGTTTTTATTGCGGCTTGTTTTACTGTGCTCATTATTGCGGTTGGTTTATATCCAAAAACGCTGATGCAAATGTATGACGCAAAAACTCAGACCTTAAATGCAACGGTCAGCCAAGCGCAGATTGCCCATGTTGAGGCGAAGGGTCAATTGCGCAGTCCTGATTTGATCAGTGCTAACTCGCTTTAG